Genomic DNA from Hymenobacter jejuensis:
GCTTTCAACTTTCTTGGCGCGAGTTCCGCGCAGTAGCAGCGTGTTGAAAAACAGACTTACTTCTGGTACGCGCGCAGTGCCATCGGGGTGACGGGCGGCGGCAATGTCGAGGGCCGTGATGAAGTTGCGCCGCGCATCGGTACGAATGCGACCAACGGGCACCTGGGCACCCGTAAACACCACGGGCTTCGCCAGATTTTCCAGCAAATACCCCAATGCCGAGGCCGAATACGCCATGGTATCAGTACCGTGCAGCACCACAAACCCGTCGTACTGATCGTAGTTTTCCTGGATGATGGCGGCCATCATGAGCCAGTTGGTCGGCGTCACATTCGATGAATCGATGGGGTCGGGCAGGCTCAGCACCGATACGCGCATGCGCAGATGGCGCAACTCGGGCATAAGCTTATTGACCTCGCTGAAGCGCATGGGGGCCAGCACGCCGTGCTTGTTGTAGGCCATGCCTACGGTGCCGCCCGTGTAGATCACCAAGATGGAGGCGTTGGCCGGGTCGCCGTTGGCGGCGGTGTGAATGCTGATGACGGGAAGAACGGCGCGCATGGCCTAGAGGTTAAACAGCGCTTTCGCGTTGCGGGTGGTAGCTTCCACAACTTCCTCCACGTCCTTTTGCAACAACTCCGCGGTTCGCTGCGCAATCAGGGGCAAGTAGGCCGGTTCGTTGCGTTTGCCACGGTGCGGAACGGGCGCCAGATACGGGCAGTCGGTTTCGAGCAGCAAATTGGCTAAGTCAATGGCAGGCAGCACTTTATCCAGTCCGCCGTTTTTGAACGTTGCCACGCCTCCAATGCCCAGCAAGAACCCCAGCTTACTAGCGCGCTCGGCTTCCTCCGGGGTACCCGAAAAGCAATGAAACACGCCCCGCAAGCTGCCGTCCTGCGCTTCTTCGATGAGGTCGGCCGTTTCGCGGAAGGCGTCGCGGGTATGCAGCACCAGCGGCAATTGATACCGCTTGGCCAAGTCAATTTGGACGCGCAGGGCTTCTTGCTGCTGCGCAAAAAAGCTTTTGTCCCAATACAGATCGATGCCGCACTCTCCTACTGCGGCAAATGGCCGCTTGCTCAGCCACTCCTCCACTTGGTACAACTCCCGCTCGAAGTGTTTGCCCACCGAACACGGATGCAACCCCATCATAGCGAAGCAGTTCTGCGGGTAATGCAGCTCCGTTTCGAGCATGGCATCGATGCTGGTGTGGTCGATGTTGGGCATCACGATGGTCTGAACGCCAGCTTCGAAAGCGCGTTGCAGGGTAGCATCGCGGTCTTCTTTAAACTGCTCGGAATAGATGTGCGCGTGGGAGTCGGTGAGGTGCATAGTGTGGGTAGGTCAAGCCGCAAAAGTCAGAAATGCTACGCTAAGAATGGGCAACAGCGGGGCTTTTTTGTCGAGTCCGGTTGCTGCTTGTTGCCAAATGACTGCGCAGAAGTTTTCACTCAGCTTTTCTTAATCCATAGTCTAGCTTAATCTACCACGTCGCCCCTTTTCCCACCTGTCATCCTGAGCGCAGCGAAGGACCCTGTCACGCATGAGCAACATGCCTATTCCTTGTTCTGGTGTGACAAGGTCCTTCGCTGCGCTCAGGATGACAGAGTGGGCTATCACCAAGAAAATGATATAATGATTTGACAATCAACTATTTATAAACACGTCCTTTCCAATCAAACTTTAGCCTCAGCGCTCGAAATGCGCCCAGGCCAGCCGTCAGGAAGATGGTGTAAAGCTCAAATACGGGCAGCAGCTCCAGTGGCGGCCGGCGGCCGAGGCGGCGGAAGCAAATGGCAGCCAGCAGGCCTTGCAACACCATTTTGGTAAGCCACACCTGCGCCGCCAACGCGAGGCCGCCAGTCCATGCCAGCAACGCCAAAGCCAAGTAAAACAACGCGTAATACACCAGTCCCAGCTGGAGCCACCACGGCAGCGCCTCCACGCCGCGGAGCCAGCGCCGGCGCTGGTGCAGCAGGCGCGCCACCGTAGCAATGGGCAGTGAAAGCGCCAGCACTTCGGGCCGGAAGACGTTGCGAAAAGTGAATCCCTGCCGCAAAACGGCCTTGAACAACTCGTAATCTTCGGTAACGGAGAACGGCAGCTGCTCGTAGCCGCCGGTGGCTTGGTAAGCAGCGCGCGTCACGAGCATGTTGTTGCCCATCGCGGTTACGGGTACGCCAAAATCCGACACGACCTGCACGAGGCCCAACGAGATCAGCCAATCGAGGCCCTGAAGGCGGTCGAACAGGCGCGGTCCTTCCACCACCGTCAGGCCCGTGACAGTGCCCACGCCCGGCTGCGCGTACGGCAACAACCCTTCAATCCAGGTGGGCGGCACGGCGATATCGGCGTCCGTAATGAAGTAATAATCAGACGTAGCCACGCGGGCCAGATGCGCCAGTACATTGGCCTTGCCCCTCGCGAAGCCGAGCGTATCGGAGATGTTAACACACTGAAAATCACCATCATAATCGTGCATTACTTGCTCGGCTATGGCGCGGGTGCGGTCGGTGGAAGCATCGTCGCCGAGCAGCACTTCGAGGAGGTGTGCCGGGTAATTTAGGGCCCGCACCGAAGCCAGACAGCGGCCAATGGCGGCCTCTTCGTTGCGGGCGGCAATAAGAATGCTCACGCGCGGCAAGGGCTCGGGCAGCGGGCCGGGCTTGCGGCCGCGCCGCAGGGCAAACAGCAGCGTGGAAAGCCCCAGCACGGCAAACCAACCCATAAAATATCCGGTGAGCCAGTCGAGCATCAGCGCTTACAGCGATTCAAATTGGAAACCTAGGTTGGCAAAGTGCGCTAAGTAACGCGGCAGCACGTAGCGCAGGTTACGGCTGGCCTTAAGGCTGTCGTGAAACACCACAATGGAGCCGGGTTTGGTCAGCCGAATCGCGTTGCGAAGGCAGGCTTCGGAGTTGTACGAAGCGTCGTAATCGCAGGTCAGCAGGTCCCACATGACTACTTGGTGCGTGGGGTGCAGCGCCCGCGCCAACGGAATGGTAATGCGCCCATAAGGCGGCCGCAGCAACGGCCGGGCCTCAGGCACAACCGTCAGATTGTCAAGCTCTTGCTGACAGCGTTTTACTTCCTTCAGATACACCTCACGGGGGTGCGACCAGCCGCTGACGTGGTGGTAGGTGTGATTGGCCAGCCGATGCCCGGCTGCCAGCGTTTGGCGGGCCACGTCGGGGTTACGGGTTAGGTTTTCGCCCACGCAAAAAAAGGTACCTCGTGCTTGGTACCGCGCCAGCTGCTCGAGCACAAACGGCGTTTCCTCCGGAATGGGGCCATCGTCGAAGGTCAGGTACAGCGTGTTGCTGGTGGCCGGCATCTCCCACAGGCAAGTCGGCAGCAAGCGCCGGACGGGCGCCGGCATACGAAACAGATGCAAGGTTCAGGAATTAAAAGTACAGGCCAGACGCGGCGCACGAACTGGTTTGCAAGGTAGGCGATGCGCTCCAGAATGAATCTTACGCTTGCCGCTACGCCGCTAAGCTCACGGCCTGCCACAGCTCCGCAGCGCTTTTGTCCCAGGAAAAACGTCGGATGTTTAGCTTTCCGCGCTCGATTAGTTGCGCGCGCAAGGTACTGTCGGACTGCACGTTGGCGAGTGCTTCGGCAATGGATTCTACTGAAAACGGGTCGACCAGCAAGGCCGCGTCGCCGGCCACTTCGGGCAGCGAACTAAGGTTGGAGGTTATGACCGGGCACCCGCACGCCTGCGCTTCGATGATCGGAATTCCAAACCCTTCTAAATAAGGCACATACACGGTAGCCAGCGCCGCACCGTATAGCTGCACCAGCTCGGCGTCGGTCACGCGGCCCGTCAGGAGCACATCGGCGCGGTGTTGCATCTGCTGGTATTGGTCGAATATCGGGCCCGCGTTCCAGGCTTTGCGGCCCACAATGAGCAGCTTGGTAGCCGCGCCGGTGCGGGTTTTGAACTGGTCGAAAGCACGTAGCAGGTTCACCAAGTTCTTGCGCGGCTGCAACGCTCCCACAAACAGAAAATACGGCGCGCCGCCGCTAAAGCGAATGCGGGTTTCGGTCTGCTGAGTTTTGGAAGAAGGGCGAAACTGCTCATCTACAGCATTATACACCACACTAATACGCTGCGGATCAATGCCGTAGGTGGCCACTACATCCTGCTTGGTTGCCTCCGATACGGCCACAATACGAGCGGAAGCGCGCACAAAACGCGGGGTAAAAAAATGGTAATACTGGCGCTGCACAATGCCCACATCGTCCGGGAAGTGCTCCAACGCCAAGTCATGAATAACCGTCACGCGCGGCACTTTTGTGAGCAGGGTCGTGTGGCCATCGGGACTCAAAAACACCGCCGGCCGATGGATTGCCAGCCAACCAGCTACCGCGCCCTCAAACCACGCCATGAACAGAAACGGGTGCCGGGCGGGCGGTACCAGCACGTGCGGCACCACGTTGGGTCCAAACAGGTATTTGGGGTCGAAAGGGCGGTCGAAAAGGAAATGAAAAGTGTGCTCCGGCTGCTGCTGCACCACGCGGCGCAACGTTTCGTAGGTGAAACGCCCAATGCCTTCCAGCTTATTGCCGGGGAGCAGAAATCGTACGTTGACAGCGATATGCAAACAGGAGCCGAATTAAAGAGAGCAAAAACTTACGGTTATAACTATTTAACGATCAAATAGTTATAACTAATTATTTCTAATACATGCACAAAAGCAGCTGACTTGGCGAACTGCTCCTTTGGTGTTTTATCGCCGTATCAATGCCTTTAGCTCGGCTAGCCGTACCACGCGCGTTGCAAACAAAATGACGACAAATGCGATGCCAGCCCCTACAGTTTCCAGCAGCCACTGATCGACCAGACGCCGGAGCCCGAAAAAGACCGCGCACAGGAGCCCAAAAGCCACCGCCAACCGCCCCAGCACGGCCCACGGAATGGCCACCTGCGCCCTATCGCGCACCAGCCAGACGTAGCCGCCGGAAACCAACAGCGTGCAAATCAAGGTGTTGCTGGCCGCGGCCAGTGCCCCGTACCGCGGCAGCAGCAACACGTTCAAAACAATATTCAGCGTGATGCTGGCGACGATGAGCCAGCTTACGGCTTTTTCCTGATTGGTACTCGTCAGCAGGGTGCTGTAGATGGCGAAGAAGGCGTGGACGACCACGTTGAGAAATAAGACCTTCAGGCTCAGCGTCATGCGCGTGAGTTCGGCGGCGGTGCTATGGCTGAACTGCCAGAACAGCACCTCGCCCCGAAACAGGACAAACGCGCTCACAAACAGCAGGGGCACCGTAACGATGCGCTGCCCAAACCAGAGCAGCTCGCGCAGCTCGTCGCGGCGGTGCGCGGCGTGCGCAAACTTGGCGAAAAACAGCGGCAGCACCGTCCAGAGGTACATCATGACGGCATCCATCCAGCGGTAAGCGCCGG
This window encodes:
- a CDS encoding TatD family hydrolase translates to MHLTDSHAHIYSEQFKEDRDATLQRAFEAGVQTIVMPNIDHTSIDAMLETELHYPQNCFAMMGLHPCSVGKHFERELYQVEEWLSKRPFAAVGECGIDLYWDKSFFAQQQEALRVQIDLAKRYQLPLVLHTRDAFRETADLIEEAQDGSLRGVFHCFSGTPEEAERASKLGFLLGIGGVATFKNGGLDKVLPAIDLANLLLETDCPYLAPVPHRGKRNEPAYLPLIAQRTAELLQKDVEEVVEATTRNAKALFNL
- a CDS encoding polysaccharide deacetylase family protein, with product MHLFRMPAPVRRLLPTCLWEMPATSNTLYLTFDDGPIPEETPFVLEQLARYQARGTFFCVGENLTRNPDVARQTLAAGHRLANHTYHHVSGWSHPREVYLKEVKRCQQELDNLTVVPEARPLLRPPYGRITIPLARALHPTHQVVMWDLLTCDYDASYNSEACLRNAIRLTKPGSIVVFHDSLKASRNLRYVLPRYLAHFANLGFQFESL
- a CDS encoding glycosyltransferase, coding for MGWFAVLGLSTLLFALRRGRKPGPLPEPLPRVSILIAARNEEAAIGRCLASVRALNYPAHLLEVLLGDDASTDRTRAIAEQVMHDYDGDFQCVNISDTLGFARGKANVLAHLARVATSDYYFITDADIAVPPTWIEGLLPYAQPGVGTVTGLTVVEGPRLFDRLQGLDWLISLGLVQVVSDFGVPVTAMGNNMLVTRAAYQATGGYEQLPFSVTEDYELFKAVLRQGFTFRNVFRPEVLALSLPIATVARLLHQRRRWLRGVEALPWWLQLGLVYYALFYLALALLAWTGGLALAAQVWLTKMVLQGLLAAICFRRLGRRPPLELLPVFELYTIFLTAGLGAFRALRLKFDWKGRVYK
- a CDS encoding glycosyltransferase family 4 protein; protein product: MHIAVNVRFLLPGNKLEGIGRFTYETLRRVVQQQPEHTFHFLFDRPFDPKYLFGPNVVPHVLVPPARHPFLFMAWFEGAVAGWLAIHRPAVFLSPDGHTTLLTKVPRVTVIHDLALEHFPDDVGIVQRQYYHFFTPRFVRASARIVAVSEATKQDVVATYGIDPQRISVVYNAVDEQFRPSSKTQQTETRIRFSGGAPYFLFVGALQPRKNLVNLLRAFDQFKTRTGAATKLLIVGRKAWNAGPIFDQYQQMQHRADVLLTGRVTDAELVQLYGAALATVYVPYLEGFGIPIIEAQACGCPVITSNLSSLPEVAGDAALLVDPFSVESIAEALANVQSDSTLRAQLIERGKLNIRRFSWDKSAAELWQAVSLAA
- a CDS encoding type I asparaginase, which produces MRAVLPVISIHTAANGDPANASILVIYTGGTVGMAYNKHGVLAPMRFSEVNKLMPELRHLRMRVSVLSLPDPIDSSNVTPTNWLMMAAIIQENYDQYDGFVVLHGTDTMAYSASALGYLLENLAKPVVFTGAQVPVGRIRTDARRNFITALDIAAARHPDGTARVPEVSLFFNTLLLRGTRAKKVESQHFAAFKSENLPPLVRAGIKLEFTDSLIRPLPTEPLQVHTHLDDHVTILKLFPGITEAVVNSILGVKGLRGCILETYGSGNAPTQPWFLRCLEVAHNRGVHILNVSQCEEGRVEQGRYETSASLLARGVLGGDDITTEAAITKLMFVLGLGRSAAETARLLTSDLRGEISVL